From the genome of Streptomyces sp. NBC_01317, one region includes:
- a CDS encoding DUF2397 family protein encodes MTVTAPSAFAGPLPAPSGFGPFAHLTVPNTPLYRHVMGTFLTAKERFAVHLRPEDVHTALPADVRSAEPDAVVGALDRLVGRGNLRADPDTARVTFRPGPRWRQVSGRTAGSGRRCTAPFGR; translated from the coding sequence ATGACTGTCACCGCCCCCAGTGCTTTCGCCGGCCCCCTTCCCGCGCCATCGGGCTTCGGCCCCTTCGCTCATCTCACGGTGCCGAACACCCCGCTCTACCGCCACGTGATGGGGACGTTCCTGACGGCCAAGGAGCGGTTCGCTGTTCACCTGCGGCCCGAGGACGTGCACACCGCGCTGCCGGCGGATGTCCGTTCCGCCGAGCCGGACGCCGTCGTCGGCGCGCTCGACAGGCTCGTCGGTCGGGGCAATCTGCGGGCGGATCCCGATACCGCCCGGGTGACTTTCCGCCCGGGCCCCCGGTGGCGGCAGGTCTCTGGCCGTACGGCTGGAAGCGGTCGACGCTGTACTGCGCCGTTCGGGCGCTAG
- a CDS encoding serine/threonine-protein kinase, translating into MNATPLSPDDPAELGGFTLLGRIGHGGMGQVYLGESAAGEAVAVKVIKPTVVDSETRQRFAQEIEVLKTVWGPRVAAFVKADTESEQPWLATEYVEGPDLRRLLDTRGVLSPLAAASLGATLAEALAGVHSQGLLHRDLKPANILLGPNGPKIIDFGLAVFAESSASLTAPNMVMGTPACMSPEQANGEKPLTAPVDVYALGAVLLFMSAGHYPYQADHVQVLFSHIVNPEKAPDLTGAPEELVGLLSSMLRYAQHDRPTMDEVVTQCVAVIKAHGATVAQARRQLASLTKVAYGPPEPSHVPAPAPPPTAAEAFSEVPTLLAPNLAAMAPTVPLQQPSAAPAHPPRYTPTVAVTTPEAEPTAEAQPTPAPHPRPRRSVAALRIAAQLRETYASTAPF; encoded by the coding sequence GTGAACGCAACGCCACTGAGCCCGGACGATCCGGCCGAGCTGGGCGGGTTCACGCTGCTGGGACGGATCGGCCACGGCGGCATGGGCCAGGTCTACCTCGGCGAGTCCGCTGCCGGTGAGGCCGTCGCGGTGAAGGTGATCAAACCCACGGTTGTCGATTCGGAGACCCGGCAGCGGTTCGCCCAGGAGATCGAGGTCCTCAAGACGGTCTGGGGACCGCGCGTCGCCGCGTTCGTGAAGGCCGACACGGAGTCGGAGCAGCCGTGGCTCGCGACCGAGTACGTGGAGGGACCCGACCTGCGTCGGCTTCTCGACACCCGGGGTGTTCTGTCGCCCCTGGCAGCCGCTTCGCTCGGAGCGACCCTTGCCGAGGCTCTGGCCGGAGTCCACAGCCAAGGGCTGCTGCACAGGGACCTCAAGCCGGCGAACATCCTGCTCGGCCCCAACGGCCCCAAGATCATCGACTTCGGCCTCGCCGTCTTCGCCGAGTCCAGCGCCTCCCTCACCGCGCCGAACATGGTGATGGGCACTCCCGCCTGCATGTCTCCGGAGCAGGCGAACGGGGAGAAGCCGCTGACGGCCCCGGTGGATGTGTACGCGCTCGGGGCGGTGCTGCTCTTCATGAGTGCGGGCCACTATCCGTACCAGGCCGACCACGTACAGGTGCTGTTCAGCCACATCGTCAACCCCGAAAAGGCCCCCGACCTGACGGGAGCCCCCGAGGAACTGGTCGGTCTCCTCTCGTCCATGCTCAGGTACGCGCAACACGACCGTCCGACGATGGACGAGGTCGTCACCCAGTGCGTTGCGGTCATCAAGGCGCACGGGGCGACCGTGGCCCAGGCCCGACGGCAACTGGCCTCCCTGACCAAGGTCGCGTACGGACCGCCGGAACCCTCCCACGTACCGGCTCCGGCTCCGCCGCCCACCGCCGCCGAGGCCTTCTCCGAAGTGCCGACTCTCCTGGCCCCGAACCTGGCGGCCATGGCACCGACTGTCCCACTGCAGCAGCCGTCCGCCGCCCCTGCCCACCCGCCGCGCTACACCCCGACGGTAGCGGTGACCACCCCGGAGGCCGAGCCCACGGCCGAGGCCCAGCCCACGCCGGCGCCGCATCCGCGCCCCCGCCGTTCCGTCGCCGCGCTCCGGATCGCGGCACAGTTGCGGGAGACGTACGCGTCGACGGCTCCGTTCTGA
- a CDS encoding DEAD/DEAH box helicase: MTAQQSSRQSSGQPVPGTGPSLPPGAQIVVRDEEWLVKNATRTDHDGDRIEAVGISEFVRDQEAVFFTGLERTRDGAPGIELLDPAKTTLISDDSPNFRRSRLFLEAILRKTPLPQSERGLALADSFLLDPLPYQQRPAQLALSGRNLRPRLLIADVVGLGKTLEIGLTLAELIRRGRGERILVVTPQHVLEQFQHELWTRFAIPLIRLDSAGIERIQREIPAGRNPFTFFKRVIVSIDTLKNTDQYKHHLEHIRWDAVVIDESHNLINRGSLRNQLAQLLAPQTDALILASATPHNGNARSFAELIALLDPAAIRDPERYSAEDIKHLFIRRTKVSAEVREKMSGQWADRGPSESVHCPATPAEEKIFDELAQVWLPAEGRSVTDVPLFPYTLLKSFLSSHAALSSTVETRIKTLEKKDAPDATGAELTALQRLRELTADLTTEDSGKFTALVGQLKAIGVGSRSETRVVVFSERVQTLEWLRSAVPAALGFKGKALEEAARVMHGGLSDEQQMQCIEDFGLADAPVRILFTGDVASEGVNLHRQCHQLIHYDVPWSLIRIEQRNGRIDRYGQIHKPQFRALILTSEVDGAKDDRTVAERLLEREHEAHRSLGTAEAVSGLYRAEAEEKSLIQDLLRGRTVDESLQHTADEAGGADDFLADFFAQVDDVSAEPAVAAPVSDGSSAAPPKAHVPRLFTTTREFVDEAVREVFPDAQQSLGMDRDPENGLISFKPPVDLVHRLKALPPDYRREQRLSERLLVTLNRKLADRALVRARESGTSSWPEISLLTDLHPVVEWLTDKVLVKLGRQEAPVITADVDAPVYLVQGIYSNSLGRPTVVKWMAVTGEDVTDDMVGTLREAGIGPTMANPLRPHDVDGLRAGIPAALEAAEAFLSRHSAEWDKALLAPIEEYRQRLGQWEQPTLAGEETKDDLSRLADSLLTTGRPMLRVLAVLDSAHGSAAHA; the protein is encoded by the coding sequence GTGACCGCCCAGCAGTCCAGTCGGCAGTCCAGCGGGCAGCCCGTCCCGGGCACCGGTCCGAGCCTCCCGCCCGGCGCCCAGATCGTCGTACGCGACGAGGAATGGCTGGTCAAGAACGCCACCCGCACCGATCACGACGGCGACCGCATCGAGGCTGTCGGGATCTCCGAGTTCGTCCGCGACCAGGAGGCCGTCTTCTTCACGGGCCTGGAGCGCACCCGCGACGGCGCGCCCGGCATCGAGCTGTTGGACCCCGCCAAGACCACCCTGATCAGCGACGACTCACCGAACTTCCGCCGCAGCCGGCTCTTCCTCGAAGCGATCCTGCGCAAGACCCCGCTGCCCCAGTCCGAGCGCGGCCTGGCCCTCGCCGACAGCTTCCTCCTCGACCCGCTCCCCTATCAGCAGCGGCCCGCGCAGCTCGCGCTCTCGGGCCGGAACCTGCGCCCCCGCCTGCTGATCGCGGACGTCGTCGGCCTCGGCAAGACCCTGGAGATCGGACTCACCCTCGCGGAGCTGATCCGCCGCGGCCGCGGCGAGCGGATCCTCGTCGTGACCCCGCAGCACGTTCTGGAGCAGTTCCAGCACGAGTTGTGGACCCGGTTCGCCATCCCGCTGATCCGCCTCGACTCCGCGGGCATCGAGCGGATCCAGCGGGAGATCCCGGCCGGCCGCAACCCCTTCACGTTCTTCAAGCGCGTGATCGTATCGATCGACACCCTCAAGAACACCGATCAGTACAAGCACCACCTGGAGCACATCCGGTGGGACGCCGTCGTCATCGACGAGTCGCACAACTTGATCAACCGCGGTTCGCTGCGCAACCAGCTGGCGCAGCTCCTCGCGCCGCAGACGGACGCCCTCATCCTCGCCAGCGCCACCCCGCACAACGGCAACGCCCGTTCGTTCGCCGAACTGATCGCGCTGCTTGACCCGGCAGCGATCCGTGACCCGGAGCGTTACTCTGCCGAGGACATCAAGCACCTGTTCATCCGCCGCACCAAGGTCAGCGCCGAGGTACGGGAGAAGATGTCCGGCCAGTGGGCCGACCGAGGCCCTTCCGAGTCGGTGCACTGCCCGGCGACCCCGGCCGAGGAGAAGATCTTCGACGAGCTGGCCCAGGTATGGCTGCCCGCCGAGGGGCGCTCGGTGACCGACGTCCCGCTCTTCCCGTACACCCTGCTCAAGTCCTTCCTCTCCTCGCACGCCGCGCTGAGCTCCACGGTCGAGACCCGGATCAAGACGCTTGAGAAGAAGGACGCCCCCGACGCGACGGGCGCCGAACTGACCGCCCTCCAGCGTCTGCGAGAGCTGACGGCCGATCTGACCACTGAGGATTCCGGCAAGTTCACCGCTCTCGTCGGGCAGTTGAAGGCGATCGGCGTCGGATCGCGCAGCGAGACACGTGTCGTGGTCTTCTCCGAGCGCGTCCAGACCCTGGAGTGGCTGCGGTCCGCCGTACCGGCCGCGCTCGGCTTCAAGGGCAAGGCTCTGGAGGAAGCGGCCCGCGTGATGCACGGCGGCCTCTCCGACGAGCAGCAGATGCAGTGCATCGAGGACTTCGGCCTCGCCGACGCACCCGTACGCATCCTCTTCACCGGCGATGTGGCGTCGGAGGGTGTCAACCTCCACCGGCAGTGCCATCAGCTCATCCACTACGACGTTCCGTGGTCGCTGATCCGCATCGAGCAGCGCAACGGCCGTATCGACCGTTACGGGCAGATCCACAAGCCTCAGTTCCGCGCCCTGATCCTGACCAGCGAGGTGGACGGCGCGAAGGACGACCGCACGGTCGCCGAGCGCCTCCTCGAACGGGAGCACGAGGCGCACCGCTCGCTCGGCACGGCGGAGGCGGTCTCCGGGCTGTACCGCGCGGAGGCCGAGGAGAAGTCGCTGATCCAGGACCTGCTCAGGGGCCGGACGGTCGACGAGTCGCTCCAGCACACCGCAGACGAGGCGGGCGGCGCGGACGATTTCCTGGCCGACTTCTTCGCCCAGGTCGACGACGTGTCCGCCGAGCCCGCCGTCGCGGCCCCGGTGTCGGACGGTTCCTCGGCTGCCCCGCCGAAGGCCCACGTGCCCCGTCTCTTCACGACCACCCGCGAGTTCGTCGACGAGGCGGTACGGGAGGTCTTCCCGGACGCCCAGCAGTCCCTCGGGATGGACCGGGACCCCGAGAACGGCCTGATCTCGTTCAAACCCCCTGTCGACCTGGTACACCGGCTGAAGGCGCTGCCGCCCGACTACCGCCGCGAGCAGCGCCTGAGCGAGCGGCTGCTTGTCACCCTCAACCGCAAGCTGGCCGACCGGGCCCTCGTACGGGCCCGTGAGTCGGGCACCTCCAGCTGGCCGGAGATCTCCCTGCTCACCGACCTCCACCCGGTGGTGGAGTGGCTGACCGACAAGGTCCTGGTGAAACTGGGCCGCCAGGAGGCCCCGGTTATCACGGCCGACGTCGATGCCCCCGTGTACCTCGTGCAGGGCATCTACTCCAACTCCCTCGGCCGCCCGACGGTCGTCAAGTGGATGGCCGTCACGGGCGAGGACGTCACGGACGACATGGTGGGAACACTGCGCGAGGCAGGTATCGGCCCGACCATGGCCAACCCCTTGCGGCCCCACGACGTGGACGGCCTGCGGGCCGGTATCCCGGCCGCCCTGGAGGCAGCGGAGGCCTTCCTCTCGCGCCACAGCGCGGAGTGGGACAAGGCGCTCCTCGCCCCGATCGAGGAGTACCGGCAACGCCTTGGCCAGTGGGAACAGCCCACCCTCGCGGGCGAGGAGACCAAGGACGACCTGTCCCGCCTCGCCGACTCCCTGCTGACGACGGGCCGGCCCATGCTGCGCGTCCTGGCCGTCCTCGATTCCGCCCACGGCTCCGCCGCGCACGCCTAG
- a CDS encoding class I SAM-dependent DNA methyltransferase encodes MTYDSLVNRGDYFSAHYLAEVFPKDLKSGLLAAWKTREEEAKSSDSDGSEQEPAPDAFPVTPRLGLRALRRPYFRTRAFFAEAAVTHDDATMYDAPEWRESATALNASVLRALGYDAKPRTLTVSRADHTYEIPVAHAEPGLVAVDCGWAAEPDAALDPDGSGRLLTPVQLDASTVLRTGSKLASFLFASEDAPRYVLLLAGGVIVLADRAAWGEGRYLAASLDTALDRNNTKDGQELDTLAALFGADSLRTPEAGGENPLAGLVDKSTKHAVGVSSELRDGLRESVELIANEVLARITSHDGVRLEDVKELPELSRQLTRESLRYLYRILFLLYAEARPELGILPSDYPEYHQGYGLGRLGELVAERDLVGEKARDGVYLYESLDLLFSKVQEGYRPRRTHGVGAKDSEDVGLRFEPLQSKLFEPDSIRLIGAESVKDPRHDDDSDEGPRYLDTRLRNATLYTVLRKLMLTRGRKGERGGFISYAQLGINQLGAVYEGLMSYAGFIAGEELYEVAKNGDPKDGSWLIPSSKADEYADSVFVRRRDEETGADVRVRYRPGSFVYRLSGRDRQTSASYYTPESLTKVTVQLALQHRLDQDDTVTEARELLDWKICEPALGSGAFLNEAINQVAAEYLRRRQDETGRAIDTEQYPVELQKAKAYIALHNSYGVDLNSTAVELAEVSLWLNTMHPGMEAPWFGLHLRRGNSLIGGRREIYGPERLKKGGWLGATPERFPLTEASAGLPTGSVHHFLLPAKEWGAVAAEKEAKALAPEEAKALGAWRKAITKSPSAKQTARLQGLARRAEYLWQLVVRRLEISERDISRKIDVWGAEPEWLRQPVEAVQREEVLADLEAVDTPYWRLKTLMDAWCALWFWPVQEASLLNGTNPHYRQAAELAEQSAAYEVAVSGAEEEDGDESAGVLMSWEEEALPGFGTEAKQLSLTQESVAKRRMGRRKESITERRREVIPLTNLDNWLDFAESLLGTQNVPAESLIAEFESLTELTPYEDALPDLMGMDRSYWLESRFPWAARSKDIATQQGFFHWELEYATVFERGGYDLQMGNPPWVRPDWDERTVLAELDPWFSLTNNPDMAEWRERKEEITKKVAGKSFFLNELSDNSGTVAMLGSESTYPLIAATRANLYRAFMCQTWKNSSPPGMTGLIHPDTHFSGAQEGLLRAATYTHLRLHAHYWNQRRIFADIKETRQFSINIYGHPGAVSFKHMSWLFAPETLPASLCHDGTGGPPGIKHDGSWDVRPHRARLVIVNDALLAQWQKLSGETDESTRQATMLYPVTGNEQGAITALSSFRNRLGAQNPRITVGMFENLATKKLGLYRHATGAPFTLSEAILQGPHFGVATPFEKQPNIPLKNRNDYESWDLTQLPEEVVPRTNYVRACNPDRYLSAQDQWNGAPYTKYFRLAWRSMIPLDTERSLFAALIPPGPAHLDTVRSMALADNLTTTLNAGFWASLPLDYLLRITSRSHLVVSDAVKMPAPAPDHPLAPALLLRTLRLNCLTNAYAPLWEELFHATWPHYEDWAHSWPNLSPLAQHLVPFWAHDTPLRSEYERRAALVELDALVSVWLGISADQLTTIYRSRFYILAQRESEMYFDANGRKIAASHHTYGFGQTKETYSALLDHLNNPSATPPPEGYTAPFYKAHRETEMRAAHAHFSARLDAEIAAGRWEPPGEADA; translated from the coding sequence ATGACGTACGACTCCCTGGTCAACCGCGGTGACTACTTCTCCGCGCACTACCTGGCTGAGGTCTTCCCGAAGGACCTCAAGTCCGGGCTCCTCGCAGCCTGGAAGACCCGCGAGGAGGAGGCCAAGTCCTCGGACTCGGACGGCTCCGAGCAGGAACCGGCCCCGGACGCCTTCCCGGTCACCCCTCGTCTGGGTCTGCGCGCCCTGCGCCGCCCGTACTTCCGTACCCGCGCCTTCTTCGCGGAGGCGGCGGTCACACACGACGACGCGACAATGTACGACGCACCCGAGTGGCGCGAGAGCGCGACCGCTCTCAACGCCTCCGTTCTCCGCGCCCTCGGTTATGACGCCAAGCCCCGGACCCTGACGGTCTCCCGGGCGGACCACACGTACGAGATCCCCGTCGCGCACGCCGAACCGGGCCTGGTGGCAGTCGACTGCGGCTGGGCGGCCGAGCCGGACGCGGCCCTGGACCCGGACGGCTCCGGCCGCCTCCTCACCCCCGTACAGCTGGACGCCTCCACCGTCCTGCGTACGGGCTCGAAGCTCGCCTCGTTCCTCTTTGCGAGCGAGGACGCGCCACGGTACGTGCTGCTGCTGGCGGGCGGCGTGATCGTCCTCGCGGACCGGGCGGCGTGGGGCGAGGGCCGCTACCTCGCGGCCTCCCTGGACACGGCCCTGGACCGCAACAACACCAAGGACGGCCAGGAACTCGACACCCTGGCGGCCCTGTTCGGCGCGGACTCGCTGCGCACTCCGGAGGCGGGCGGCGAGAACCCGCTCGCCGGGCTCGTCGACAAGTCCACGAAGCATGCCGTGGGCGTCTCGTCCGAACTCCGTGACGGCCTGCGCGAGTCGGTCGAACTCATCGCGAACGAGGTCCTTGCACGGATCACCAGCCACGACGGCGTCCGCCTGGAGGACGTGAAGGAACTCCCGGAACTCTCCCGGCAGCTCACCCGCGAGTCGCTCCGCTACCTGTACCGCATCCTGTTCCTCCTGTACGCGGAGGCCCGCCCGGAGCTGGGCATCTTGCCGTCGGACTACCCCGAGTACCACCAGGGGTACGGCCTCGGCCGCCTCGGCGAACTCGTCGCGGAGCGGGACCTGGTGGGCGAGAAGGCCCGCGACGGTGTCTACCTGTACGAGTCCCTGGACCTGCTCTTCAGTAAGGTCCAGGAGGGCTACCGGCCGCGCCGCACGCACGGGGTAGGTGCCAAGGACTCCGAGGATGTCGGCCTCCGCTTCGAACCCCTCCAATCGAAGCTCTTCGAACCGGACTCGATCCGTCTGATCGGCGCGGAGTCGGTCAAGGACCCCCGCCACGACGACGACTCGGACGAGGGCCCGCGCTACCTGGACACCCGGCTCCGCAACGCGACCCTGTACACGGTCCTGCGGAAACTGATGCTCACCCGGGGCAGGAAGGGAGAGCGCGGCGGCTTCATCTCGTACGCGCAGCTCGGCATCAACCAGCTCGGCGCGGTGTACGAGGGCCTGATGTCGTACGCGGGCTTCATCGCCGGCGAGGAACTGTACGAGGTCGCGAAGAACGGCGACCCGAAGGACGGCTCCTGGCTGATCCCGTCGTCGAAGGCCGACGAGTACGCGGATTCCGTCTTCGTACGCCGCAGGGACGAGGAGACGGGCGCCGATGTCCGGGTCCGGTACCGACCGGGCTCGTTCGTCTACCGCCTCTCCGGTCGCGACCGCCAGACCTCAGCCTCGTACTACACGCCGGAATCCCTGACGAAGGTCACGGTCCAACTGGCCTTGCAGCACCGCCTGGACCAGGACGACACGGTCACGGAGGCCCGGGAACTCCTGGACTGGAAGATCTGCGAGCCCGCCCTCGGCTCGGGCGCGTTCCTCAACGAGGCCATCAACCAGGTCGCGGCCGAGTACCTGCGCCGCCGCCAGGACGAGACCGGCCGGGCGATCGACACCGAGCAGTACCCGGTGGAGCTCCAGAAGGCCAAGGCGTACATCGCGCTGCACAACTCGTACGGCGTGGACCTCAACTCGACGGCGGTCGAGCTGGCCGAGGTCTCGTTGTGGCTGAACACGATGCACCCCGGTATGGAGGCGCCGTGGTTCGGCCTCCACCTGCGGCGGGGCAACTCGCTGATCGGCGGCCGGCGGGAGATCTACGGTCCGGAACGCCTGAAGAAGGGCGGCTGGCTGGGCGCCACACCGGAACGCTTCCCCCTCACGGAGGCTTCGGCGGGCCTGCCGACCGGCTCGGTCCACCACTTCCTGCTCCCGGCGAAGGAGTGGGGCGCGGTCGCCGCCGAGAAGGAGGCGAAGGCCTTGGCCCCGGAGGAGGCGAAGGCCCTGGGCGCTTGGCGCAAGGCGATCACGAAGTCACCGAGCGCGAAGCAGACGGCCCGGCTCCAGGGGCTCGCACGTCGGGCGGAGTACCTGTGGCAGCTGGTGGTGCGTCGTTTGGAGATCTCCGAGCGGGACATCAGCCGCAAGATCGACGTCTGGGGTGCGGAGCCGGAGTGGTTGCGGCAGCCGGTGGAGGCAGTGCAGCGAGAAGAGGTTCTGGCGGACCTTGAGGCGGTGGACACCCCATACTGGCGGCTGAAGACGCTGATGGACGCGTGGTGTGCGCTGTGGTTCTGGCCGGTTCAGGAGGCGTCGCTGCTGAATGGTACGAATCCCCACTACCGGCAGGCGGCGGAGCTGGCGGAGCAGTCGGCGGCGTATGAGGTGGCCGTCTCGGGGGCGGAGGAAGAGGACGGGGACGAGAGCGCCGGTGTCCTGATGTCCTGGGAGGAGGAGGCCCTCCCCGGTTTTGGTACGGAGGCCAAGCAGCTGTCCTTGACCCAGGAGTCCGTGGCCAAGCGCCGGATGGGCCGCCGCAAGGAGTCCATCACTGAGCGGCGCCGCGAGGTGATCCCGCTGACGAACCTGGACAACTGGCTGGACTTCGCGGAGTCACTGCTGGGGACGCAGAACGTGCCGGCGGAGTCGTTGATCGCGGAGTTCGAGTCGCTTACTGAGCTGACGCCGTATGAGGATGCGCTCCCGGACTTGATGGGGATGGATCGGTCTTATTGGCTGGAGTCCCGGTTCCCTTGGGCAGCTCGGTCGAAGGACATCGCCACCCAGCAGGGGTTCTTCCACTGGGAGCTGGAGTACGCGACGGTCTTTGAGCGGGGCGGCTACGACCTCCAAATGGGTAATCCGCCTTGGGTTCGCCCCGACTGGGATGAGCGCACAGTACTGGCCGAGCTTGATCCATGGTTCTCCCTCACAAACAATCCCGACATGGCCGAGTGGCGCGAACGGAAGGAGGAAATAACCAAGAAAGTTGCAGGTAAATCATTCTTCCTGAATGAACTGTCGGACAATTCCGGCACAGTAGCTATGCTCGGAAGCGAATCCACATACCCTCTAATCGCCGCAACCCGTGCCAATCTATACCGCGCATTCATGTGTCAGACATGGAAGAATTCAAGCCCGCCCGGAATGACTGGGCTGATTCACCCCGACACTCACTTCAGCGGAGCCCAGGAAGGTCTACTCCGGGCGGCAACTTACACTCATTTGCGCCTCCATGCACACTATTGGAATCAGCGTCGCATTTTCGCCGACATTAAGGAAACACGGCAATTCTCGATCAACATTTACGGCCACCCGGGCGCCGTAAGCTTTAAACACATGAGTTGGCTTTTTGCGCCGGAGACCCTACCTGCATCGCTATGCCACGACGGAACTGGAGGCCCCCCCGGAATCAAACACGACGGCTCTTGGGATGTCCGCCCACACCGGGCCCGCCTCGTAATTGTCAATGATGCCCTCCTAGCCCAATGGCAGAAACTTTCTGGTGAGACGGATGAGTCAACCCGTCAGGCCACCATGCTCTATCCGGTAACCGGTAACGAGCAAGGCGCCATCACTGCACTCTCTTCTTTCAGGAATCGCCTGGGGGCGCAGAACCCTCGTATCACCGTCGGAATGTTCGAGAATCTGGCCACGAAAAAACTCGGACTATACCGTCATGCCACAGGTGCGCCCTTCACACTGTCAGAGGCCATTCTCCAAGGGCCCCACTTCGGTGTCGCCACCCCGTTCGAGAAGCAGCCGAACATCCCCCTGAAGAATCGGAACGACTACGAATCCTGGGACCTCACACAACTCCCCGAGGAAGTAGTTCCTCGCACTAACTATGTGCGCGCATGTAACCCAGATCGTTATCTCAGCGCCCAGGATCAATGGAATGGCGCCCCGTACACGAAATATTTCCGCCTCGCCTGGCGAAGCATGATCCCCCTCGACACCGAGCGGAGCCTGTTCGCAGCTCTCATTCCGCCAGGCCCAGCACACCTCGACACAGTGCGCTCAATGGCACTCGCAGATAATCTCACCACTACCTTGAATGCCGGATTCTGGGCTTCCCTCCCCCTCGACTACCTACTCCGCATCACGAGCCGTTCCCATCTAGTGGTTTCGGACGCGGTCAAGATGCCTGCACCTGCTCCGGATCACCCCCTGGCCCCCGCACTCCTTCTTCGTACACTGCGCCTCAACTGCCTGACCAATGCGTACGCCCCCCTCTGGGAGGAGCTATTTCACGCCACGTGGCCACACTACGAGGACTGGGCACACTCTTGGCCTAATCTCTCGCCTCTCGCGCAGCACCTAGTGCCATTTTGGGCACACGACACTCCGCTTCGCAGCGAGTACGAACGGCGTGCAGCACTAGTCGAATTGGATGCCCTCGTCTCAGTCTGGCTCGGAATCAGCGCCGACCAACTGACAACGATCTACAGGTCGCGCTTTTACATCCTGGCCCAACGTGAGTCGGAGATGTATTTCGACGCCAATGGCCGCAAGATCGCAGCTAGCCACCACACCTACGGGTTCGGCCAAACCAAGGAGACCTACTCGGCTCTCCTCGATCACCTGAACAACCCGTCCGCCACTCCGCCGCCCGAGGGGTACACCGCCCCCTTCTACAAGGCCCACCGTGAGACCGAGATGCGGGCCGCGCACGCGCACTTCTCCGCTCGGCTCGACGCGGAGATCGCTGCCGGCCGGTGGGAACCGCCTGGGGAGGCCGACGCCTAG
- a CDS encoding DUF397 domain-containing protein has translation MNTEESAGTVPESAWFKSSYSTGSGGECVEVANAARSTHVRDSKNKAGAMLSFDAEQWATFVAFASH, from the coding sequence ATGAACACCGAAGAGTCTGCCGGAACCGTGCCTGAGTCGGCCTGGTTCAAGAGCAGTTACAGCACCGGATCGGGCGGCGAGTGCGTGGAGGTGGCGAACGCCGCCCGTTCAACGCACGTCCGTGACTCGAAGAACAAGGCCGGGGCCATGCTGAGCTTCGACGCGGAGCAGTGGGCGACGTTCGTCGCCTTCGCGTCGCACTGA
- a CDS encoding helix-turn-helix domain-containing protein — translation MDDREVEAGYEAEQGATGILQVFGRQLKRFREWAGLDRAEFGARTGYSAATIAAYEQGRRIPPPKFIDQADELLGARGILKEMKEEVARAQYPAFFRGAAKLEKEAVELHVYATKAIPGLLQTEEYARSVCAMWRPLLSEETAEERVTARLARQTIFARSPLPTISFVIEESLLRRPFGGRAAMRGQLEQLLLCGQRRNVEIQVMPIEVEEHAGLEGPFTLIETREGRRIAYVEGYKDSRLYTERKPVRELEEQYGILRAQALTPRETLALIEKLLGDA, via the coding sequence ATGGACGATCGAGAAGTGGAAGCTGGGTACGAGGCCGAGCAGGGGGCGACGGGCATCCTTCAGGTGTTCGGGCGGCAGCTGAAGCGGTTTCGGGAGTGGGCGGGGCTGGACCGGGCGGAGTTCGGGGCGAGGACCGGGTATTCGGCGGCGACCATCGCGGCGTACGAGCAGGGGCGGCGGATCCCGCCGCCGAAGTTCATCGATCAGGCGGATGAGCTGCTCGGGGCGCGCGGCATCTTGAAGGAGATGAAGGAGGAGGTTGCGCGGGCTCAGTACCCGGCGTTCTTCCGGGGCGCGGCGAAGTTGGAGAAGGAGGCCGTGGAGCTGCATGTGTATGCGACGAAGGCCATTCCGGGGCTGTTGCAGACCGAGGAGTACGCACGGTCGGTGTGTGCCATGTGGCGGCCGTTGCTGTCCGAGGAGACCGCCGAGGAGCGGGTGACGGCCCGCCTGGCCAGACAGACGATCTTTGCGCGATCGCCGCTGCCCACCATCAGCTTCGTCATCGAGGAGTCGCTCTTGCGCCGCCCGTTCGGAGGACGGGCCGCTATGCGCGGTCAGCTGGAACAGCTCCTCCTCTGCGGGCAGCGGCGCAATGTCGAAATCCAGGTGATGCCGATCGAGGTGGAGGAGCACGCTGGTCTTGAAGGCCCCTTCACCTTGATCGAAACGCGAGAGGGGCGGAGGATCGCCTACGTGGAGGGGTACAAGGACAGCCGTCTGTACACAGAGCGGAAGCCGGTCCGAGAGCTTGAGGAGCAGTACGGCATCCTCAGGGCTCAGGCGCTCACTCCGCGCGAGACGCTGGCCCTCATCGAGAAGCTGCTGGGAGATGCATGA